Proteins encoded by one window of Lathyrus oleraceus cultivar Zhongwan6 chromosome 1, CAAS_Psat_ZW6_1.0, whole genome shotgun sequence:
- the LOC127133539 gene encoding protein BASIC PENTACYSTEINE1, which translates to MDGDNGLNITNWGYYEPVSSFKSHLGLQLMPSMPEKPLLGGRNAAVLSGSNGAFHHRDIGLPQTTYPMDYMRDAWFSSQRDNKYMNMNMIPTNPPSYSSMPEASSAHHIQMIRPPELVKEEKPMEEVPVVEKSNGNGKKRQGSKVPKSPKAKKPKRGPRVPKDENTPSVQRTPRAPKKTTEIAINGIDLDISSIPIPVCSCTGAPQQCYRWGSGGWQSACCTTAISIYPLPMSTKRRGARIAGRKMSIGAFKKVLEKLAAEGYNFSNPIDLRTYWAKHGTNKFVTIR; encoded by the coding sequence ATGGATGGAGATAATGGCCTTAACATAACCAATTGGGGCTACTATGAACCGGTTTCATCTTTTAAGAGTCATCTTGGGTTACAACTAATGCCATCGATGCCAGAAAAGCCTCTGCTTGGAGGACGCAATGCTGCGGTTTTGTCGGGTTCTAACGGCGCATTTCACCATAGGGACATTGGGTTGCCCCAAACTACATACCCTATGGATTATATGAGGGATGCGTGGTTTAGTAGTCAGAGAGATAATAAGTATATGAACATGAATATGATACCTACTAACCCTCCGAGTTATAGTAGTATGCCCGAGGCATCTTCAGCTCATCATATTCAAATGATTCGACCACCTGAGTTGGTTAAGGAAGAGAAGCCGATGGAGGAGGTACCTGTGGTTGAGAAGTCGAACGGAAACGGTAAGAAGAGGCAGGGTTCGAAGGTGCCTAAATCTCCCAAGGCAAAGAAGCCGAAGAGAGGACCCCGCGTACCAAAGGATGAGAATACTCCTTCGGTTCAACGGACACCTAGGGCTCCAAAGAAAACTACGGAAATTGCAATTAACGGTATTGATTTGGATATTTCAAGTATTCCGATTCCTGTTTGTTCATGCACTGGAGCACCTCAACAGTGTTACAGATGGGGCTCGGGTGGGTGGCAATCTGCATGTTGCACGACAGCCATATCGATATATCCTTTGCCTATGAGTACTAAACGGCGTGGTGCTAGAATAGCCGGAAGGAAAATGAGTATAGGAGCATTTAAGAAAGTTTTAGAGAAACTTGCGGCTGAGGGATATAACTTTTCTAATCCAATTGATTTGAGGACTTACTGGGCAAAACATGGCACCAACAAGTTTGTTACAATCAGGTAG